Part of the Triticum aestivum cultivar Chinese Spring chromosome 4D, IWGSC CS RefSeq v2.1, whole genome shotgun sequence genome is shown below.
CAATATTAATTAGAGATATCCTGTATGTTCAGTCACAGAGGATTGTAATGCAGGAAAAGCACACAGCTCAACTCTCCAGTACAAGTAATCCATGGGTGCTCTGCCAAACATGCATTCTGACAGGCTAGAAAATATATTGAGGAATGAAAGCAGTTCCTTGCAGTGGAAAATCCACAAATAAAATCAGTTGTACTAGCTAATAACGCCTTTATGTTCACCCTCTATAACAAAAGATTGTTATGGGCTAACTTTTTTGGCCATCCAATCACCGGACTCATCTCCTTCCTGGGTTCTTGTGAACATCAATCTCTGATTACTTTTCAGGTTCATGTAATCAACCTGAATATTGAAAACCAATGGTATTAAGCAACACGATAGGGGCATATGAATCTGCAATAAGTATAACTGATTCTGTATTTCATATTATAAGGGCAGATACCGATATGCAAATCATGAGCATGCAGCACAAGAAAACTTAACCTAACCTTTTCTGGATCAAGAGTCAGAAGACAATAGGCCTCAACTGGGCCAGCTGATGGATCGATATGAACATCCTTAACATGGTCATCATTTGCGACAGGTACCCCTGGAGATGGTCCTAAGTATTGCAATCTTGACTTCACTGAACTAGCGAACCAAGCTTTCTCTCGTTGCTGTGTGATAAACCAACCAATGTTGAGCAAAAGGATTATAAAAGAGCACTTAGTATCAATGAAAGCAGCTGTGCTGCGTTCGTCAAGAAAAAACAAATACAGTACTCATATATGCAATAGAACACAGTGTGCTGCTTCTAAGCATCACCAAAAGATTTGAAAGGTGAAAATTGCGGAGACATTAATACTCCAGAGGGAGTGTTAAGCCGCCATCTCTCCATGAGATGATCAAGCCCCATGTGTGAGAAACTATACAGAAGTAAACcattccctccgttccaaaataagtgtcgggTTTTAGTTCAACCACAATACTTactttggaacagagggagtatagctACTAGAACAGTTATGTTTAGCTTTGTGCAAAACCAAATATTTCATTACAGGTATCCTTTCATTTGCAAGGCATCTCCACCACGCAGAACAGAGCACAAGGCATACTCTACTCAGCTCTAACCTGGAGCTTGGCAGGATCGGGACTCGAACCATCGATCACATCTATGATACCGCTGATTCGGAACTGCTCCCACGAATCGGTGAAATACCAGCATATCTGCAAGAAACCCAACATCAGGCATTCCGCTGCCGGAACTCGGCACTCTTGATGCTTAAAATGGTGATACGCAATGCTGCAAGTTCTTCACATCCTATTCCTACCTCGCCGAGGGGCCACTCCTTGATCTCACCAATCTGTTCGTTCACAATTCCCACGACGAAACGAGCAAGTGAATCAGCAAGAAGCAAGAAGCGCTATGTATATAACCAGGTTAGAAAGCGAGGGATTAGTAGCGGCGACCTTGTTGCTCCGCGCATCTGTATTAATCTGAATCTTGTCAGAGTGCTCTTGGAAGCCCCTAGCAAGACCAAAATTCCAGATCAAAACCGGTAAGAAATGGAGGGGGAGGGCAGGGAGCTACTCCCAGCCAGGCGTGCACCTGAACACGACGGTGCGGTTCGccggcctgccgccgccgcccaccgtgGCCTGAAACGATGGACCGTCCGTTAGGGTACCAAGTTTTTTTCTCCGGAAAGGTGATGGGGAGGGGAACGGGGGAGGGGAGCGTACGAGCTGGAAGAAGGTGGAGTGCTTGAGGTGCGCGTTGGCGTCCAGCGCTCGCTGCAGCAGCAGCCTCCATGGGCTCGAGAGCGTCGACGCGGCGGCGCCACCGCCGGCCATCTCTGCCCGTCGCCGCCTCCTGCCGTCTTGCCTCAATCGAACTGAATGTTCGCTTGACGCTTGTTGATGCTGGGCGGAGAGATTAGCGCGGATGAGCGGCTAGGATCTCCCGGGAGATGTCCCGCCGGGCCCACGGGCCAGTGACAGTTAATGGGTGGTGCCTTATGCAACActaataacaaaaataaaaagagcTCGTACATGCAAAGGAGATAAAAAATACCGCACGGTCCTAACCCGATAATAATCATGACTCAAGACCCAATAGGTCCACGTCGCCAATGGTGGTCTTGATGCTCATACAATCACAAGCGTTCAAATATGATCAATCATAAGGCGCCTCTCTTTCAGCATAAGACGGGAAATTTGCTTTTTTTCGCGAGGTTTTGCTGGGACATGGATGCGTGGTTATAGATGATTTCTTTCTCCAATCTGGTTTTTGTTGAGGTATTCATTTTCAATCCGAATCGACATTGGTATGAAAAAAAGTCGGATCATGTGTTGTTGATTAAGGTTGCATCTTAAATAGCATTTAAAAATTATTGAGTGGCGACAACAGCAGTGACTCGCTCTGACGGCGGTAGTGGTCGGTGGTCTAGAGACCTTGGCATAATTCTTATTATTTTGGAGGTGCTTTGTATTTCTGATGAACTTTTATAATagggtttttttttgcaaaaagtgAGATTTTCGTAGGGATATATAATGGATCATAGGGATATATAATGGATCATGGGCAGTGTGAAGCCATATGTGGCAACCTGGATCAAATGAATGAGAAAAATTGGAAATACCGTTTCGAGAAAACAGAGGAGCAACACATGATCAACTGGGATTTCTTTTTCAAATCATTGACTTGCGCATGTATTTAGTTGGTGCTGCGGGTCATGGCATCTCCTTTGATGTAAGCAAACGAAATTAGACTTGCTCCAAATCTCTGAGATGTTCATTAGCATGTTGTCGAAAGAGTAATTCAATGTCTAAAAAAGGAGACGCCAGTAGAGGTGACTGTGCAATATTTGGACAGTTACTACAAATCTCTGAATCTTGTCAACAAATATAGTATGGAGGAAATTATAAAAGGAAAGCTGGCAATGTGTGATGACATCCCGGATTTATCAAGTAAAATCGAACCATCTCCCTAAGTTGTGGCCACCACCGTAGTCGGGCTGGGTGGCACTTTCTGTTGATGGCTCCTTTTCGAGCATGGATGATCGGGCAGCGACCGGAATGGTCTTACGAAGGGAAGATGGCTCGTTGATTTTCGCGGCATATAGATGCATATTTCATTGCAATGACGCCCTTGAAGTGGAAATACATGCGATTATGCAAGGGATGGCACTGACGATTAAGCATTCGAATTTTTCGATGGTGGCACAATCAGATTTTGTTAATGCTTTAGCCATTCTTGCAGGCGACACCTTATCCAGGTCGGCATATGGACACAGCTGTTGAGATTAGAGAAAATATGGTCGTTAGAGTTTGTTTCTCCGAAGATTAGTAGGGAACAGAATAAGGTAGCATATTATAGGGGAAACGTTTGTTGCCGGCTGACCGGCCGAACGCTCGGCCGGTCGCGGCCACACGAGCAAGCGGTCCTCCTACCCCCGAGCGACACGTATGTATAGGGCCCACACCCCAATCGTTGCCTTATCTTCTCCTCCATCTTCTCAACCACTCGTTCCTTTCTTATCTGTTCTCTCTCTTCCACGCCGGCGAGCCCGCTCCGTTCGTCCCATTTTCAGCTCGACGCCGTTGAGCCGGCCGCGCGTCCCCGCAGCACCGCCGTGGCATCCGTTCCGTCCATCCCATCTGGCTCCACTCCGACGACGGCGACCTCCGCAGCCGCTGCAACCAAGTTAGACCGGCGAGGTTGCTTGCGCCGTCATCGCCATGGCCAGCAACCACCCCAAGATGCCCCAGGATGGCTCCATCGGCACTGCTCCGGCGAGCGCCACCCTCCTCCTATGCTGGAACTGCCCTCCTCCTAGTCCTATGGTTGCATCCCCGAGGAGCAGACGCCGAAGCTGGAACCAGCCATTTTTTTATACAATCGACCAAAGCAAAAGCTGGAACCACAGTTGGTTTTTGCTTCAACCAACAAGGGAGCTGGAACCACAGCTGGTTTTTGCTACAACTGCATCgcatttttgctacaaccggcgtcGCTATTTGCTACAATCAGCGGCTTTGCAGTTTTGTGGCCGGCGACGACAAATGGATGCAGCTGGAGATCAGGAAGCTACAACCGTGCTTCGGAAAAGCTACGACGGGTTACAAAAATGTTTTCAGCGGAGTGGACTGACATGTTTGCGTCCAACGCGGGCGACAtcatttttttgctgcaaccgtctaTCATTATTATTACGACCAATGATGTTTTTTGCTACGTCCATTCAAAACGATGATGAACTGACTGGGTGCCTGTCACGCATGTCGCCGGTCGTGCTGCTACTGGCGACCGGCACCGGAGCTGCAACCAGCGACTGGCACCGGAGTTGCGATCGGCGACCAGCACCGAAGCTGCGCGGCCCGCCCATCGGAGCTGCAACCGTCGCCACGGGGAGCTACAGCCGCGGGCGCATGTTTGCTTGGGAGAAAGCAGGAGGCGACAACGGCGACCGGCGGCGAGGGCAACGATAGGGGAGACGCGTAGGGAGGTGCTAGGGAGCTCGCGTCTCGCCGTCCATGGCGGCGCAGTGGGATTTCTTTTTCTATTAAGAAGAGAGACGAGGGAGGAAGAGGCAATCGTCCGGCTCCTGTGCAGTAAATCGTACGACGCTGGttcgaccggcccaaatttgggccggtgcgccggcgcagatcaCTGCCCATATTATAGCCATACCGAAGCTTGTATTGCGGTGTGGTTGAACTTGAGCCATCCGTATGGTGAGGACTTGTTGTCTCGAGATTGTAACCCTATCGTTACGGAATAACACTATTTTTCCACCCCGTAAAAATACATTATCAATTGGGATTTTTTTTTCCTTCAAACCATTGACTTGCGCATGTATTTAGTTGGTGATACGAGTCATGACATTTCATTTGATGTGAGCAAACGAAACCGACTTGCTTGAGAAATCTCAAATCTCGGAGATGTTTATTAGCATTGCTGTCGAAAGAGTAATTAGTTTTTACGGAGAAAACAAGCTGGTGTTCTATGAGTCTGATACATCGGGTACAAGGTAAAGGCATGAAAATCTTAGGGATTCACGGAAAAAGCAAAGCTGGTGCATACATTGATTAGAAAATAAAAGGATATATGTGGCTAAAAGTAGAATTAAGTAAGCCAAATCCGAAAAAGAATATTTCTCATATATGGATGGAAATTAACTACTCCCTCCGGTTCCAATTACTTGTCGCGAGCGCTATAGAAATAACATTTTGCAAAAAGGTCCTCCCAGTTTTGAATCTTCTCCATCCTGGCCGTCGTCCCGTGGCTTGGAAGCTCCTTCGCTGCTCCGCCGTCCTTCCCCGCCGGCCGCCTACCTCCGCCCCAATCAAGAGCCTGATTTCGGCTGTTGCTGCGCTGCTCCGCCATCCGCAGCTCTGTCTCCCTCCGCCGCAGCGCCGTTGTCCTTCCCCGCCGGCTGCCTGCCTCCACTCCAATTGAGAGCTCCGTCACCGAGGTCTGCCGTTGTTGCGCTGCTCCGCCGTCCGCAGCTCCCTCACCCTCCGCCGCAACTTCGACATCCTTCCCCGCCGGCCGCAGGTCCCTCGCCGGCGCCACCCTCCGCTCCAATCGAGAGCCCAAGGTCCGCCGCTGCTCCGCCGTCCGCAGCTCCTTAACCCTCTGCCGCTGCTCCGCGTCCGCAGCTCCCTTACCCTTCGCCGCTGCTCCGGCGTTCATAGCTCCGACAACTCGAATTGATCATCTGCTCCTCTTGACGTGAATTTGTGCTCTAAATACCACAAGGCTGGAGCGATTTGAACTGAAATTTTCACGTCCCCCATAAGCAATCACAAAAAGAGAGTAAGTACTCACATCCCCCATAAGCAATCACAAAAAGAGAGTAAGTACTACAGCTTGGTTCTGTTGCTCGATACCTGTGAGTAATCTGCTGCTCCTATTGATCCTCTCGACGCAGCGGGCAGCGGCTACTGTCCTCTTGATCCTTTGATGTTCCTGTCAACTGGTTCCTCTCTGTTGTGTTCATCAAGGAAATGGTGATCACACTCTGAAGACTGTCAAATCACACTCTGAAGATCACACTCACAAatctgcaagcaaatcaaaacCTACAGATACTAGGTTAGCACACTCTGAAGATCACACTTACTCCATTTTCAGTAGACAGTAATTACTCTACTGTATATATTGTTGAATAGTGTACATCAAAGTAGAGCACACCCAAAAATTCAGTGTAGACAGTAGGAGTAAGCATAGACAGTAGACAATAGGAGAAAGTAAAAACAATGTAGGCTTCTCTTTTTGGCTGATTTTTGTTTATTATACTGGTGTCACTGTATTGACAGCAAAAAATAATAAGATGTAAATTTCACCAAGAAGTAATAAGATGCTAAGGAGTATTGTTGTCAAAGTGTCAACAGTAGGAGTACCTTTTGTTTTGCTGTTTTGTTCTTGGAAGTAATAACATGTTGTTAACTGACATTAACATGCCATTCTGTTCTGTTCTTGGAGTAGTTCCAATAACATGTTGTTAACTGAGTTCCTATAACAGTGAAACAGTAATTAGTTAGACAGTGAATAAAGCAATACCCCTGACTGAAACATAAAGCATACAAAAGGAATATATGGTTGATGATCTACTGCCAAAACAAAATAAAGCAGTACAGATACAAGAGTAACTTGCTTATTTTCATGCTTACTGTCATGCTTTTTTAAATGAATGCTTATTGTCATGATCAGGTGAGAACATGTTGAGGACCTGAATCAGAACAGAGAGCAGAGGTACAACACTATGGTGCTCCCAGATCTGAATAGCACTCCACCTGGAGGAGAGGAAGATGTACATAtgtctgaagaagaggaagatgtacATATGCCTGAAGGAGAGGAAGATGTACGTATACCACGGGCAAAACCAGATCTACCAGACACTCACAAATTTGCAGCATATATTGCACTAAAAGCACTTAGCAGGGATGGAGAAATTGACAAGAGAGACAAAGAACGTGTAGCTGGTCTGCTGAACACAAGTGTCAGAACCGTTGAAAGAATATGGAAGGAGGCAAATGCCCAGCTTGCAAGAGGAGAAGAGATCAATGTGTCTAATAAAAGGAAGCGGAGATGTGGTAGAAAGAGGGCAGACCTTGATCTCTCGAGGATACCTTCAATTCCCCTCAACAAAAGGTCTACACTGAGGGCACTCGCTAGGTCTCTGGATGTACCATATTCTACCTTGCGGAGAAGGTTCAAATGGGGAAAGATAAGGAAACACACAAACAGTCTGAAGCCCACTCTGAAACCAGAAAACAAGCTATCAAGGCTCAAGTTTTGCATTTCAATGATTGATCAAACAACAATAGCAGATGCAATGCCCTCTTTCATTGATATGCAGAACATAGTTCACATCGACGAGAAATGGTTTGATATGACGAAAAGGAACAGAACCTATTACCTCCATGAAGAAGAACCAGATCCGGTGCGCACTGTTCAAAACAAGAATAGTATCGGCAAGGTCATGTTCTTAACAGCAGTTGCGAGGCCACGATTTGATGATCAAGGAAATGTAACATTTGATGGCAAGATAGGAGTATGGGCCTTCATCAAAGAAACTCCAGCAAAAAAGGATTCCAAGAACAGACTCAAAGGGACTAAGGAACTAAAGTCGGTCACAGTTACTAGGAATGTGATGAGGGAATACCTATGTGAAAAGGTCATTCCAGCCATTGAAGCACAGTGGCCCGAAGACAATCGAACCATCTACATCCAGCAAGATAACGCAAGAACACATGTTCCTCCAGATGATTCAGATTTTCTAGCTGCCGTAGCAGAATCAGAACTGGatatcaggttgatgcagcagcctgcAAATTCACCTGATATGAATGTCCTGGATCTTTGCTTCTTCAGCTCAATTCAGTCCTTGACGCTTGAAAGTGCACCAAACAACATCAAGGAACTGATAGAATCAGTTGAAGAAGCATATGATAGGTATGAAGTGCACAAACTGGCGAGAGTGTTTATAACCTTACAGTCAGTCCTGATTGAGGTTATGAGAGTTGAGGGAGGTACAGGATACAAGATCCCGCACATGAACAAAGATAGGATGGAGAGGGAGGGGATGCTACATATCAATCTAAGATTCGATGCTGAGCTATATTGGAAAACTTTGGACATTATAGAGGGTCACTAAAGGAGAAGCAAATACATGAAAGATGAAAGAGGGAGTAATTGTTAATGATTATTTGTTAATGTGCTGTTAATTGCATGTAACCCCAGAATATATTCATGTATAATCATATTTTGTTAATTTGTATGTTAATGGAGTAAAAAAGCTTACTGAattctctttctctcttttattAAGAGTAGGAGTGTTGTTAATTGTTAATTTGGATTAACTGGAATAATTTGGATTAATTGAAGATAAAGGaggagcagaaaaagaaaaaagaaaaatttgGACAAGAATTACTCCAATAACATGTTTGGACAAGAATTACTCCTTACATGCTTGTTGGCCTTAATTGCCCTCTAGTGGAGTTAAATAAATGGAGTACTACAAGTGTGTTGCAAACACAACTCCCTCTGTTTCATTTTTCTTTACATACTCCAACATTATGTTGTTGTTTACAGAGTAGAAAATATTTGAAGGAGTAAGGTTAATTGTACTGTTCATTTTGCACCATAAAGCACCATAGCACCATGGAAAATTATTCCTGTTCTCTGTAGAACTACTCCGTGGAAAATTACAGAAAATTAGTCCAGTTCTCTGCAGTACTACTCCATGGAAAATTGTAGAAATTTTGAGTCAAAATCTACACAGTGATGTAATGATCAGAACATCATATGATTGCATTGGTAATGCCCAAAAATTCAAGGTTGCATATGCTCCAATACCCAGATGTGAAACCACAAAGTTAGACCCAATTCATCCAGATGaactgaacattaaccatactgaTGTCAGCTGGAGGTCAATCTGCACATAGATTTAAATTGCAGAAAATCTACACATGTTCGCTGTAGCAATCTACACAGTACAGACAAAATTGCAGCCATGGTTGATGCTCTTTCAGGCAAAAAAAGAGCTACTGTACCCCAGTACTCTGTACAAAATTGCAGAAATTGCAGAAAAACTTTTCCATGATGAAAATTGGCAGTACCTAGAGCGGTGATGAAGAAGGCGGTCTTCATATGGTGACCTTCTTGTAGCCGTCCGGCGAGGTGACAGCACGATCCCCTCCACCGCCACAGATCTCCAGCCACCCCGGAGCCCTTGCGGGATGTGGCAGGGCATTATGAACACCCCGGAGCCGTGGGTGACAGCGAAGAGGAGGATCCGCGGTACCACGAAGCTGAGCGCGTCCATGGCGAAGTGCTAGGCGGCGCTGTGTTCTGCAGAGGAGAAAGATGCCATTTTTCCCAATGGAGTGAGAGGGGGAGCTACGCAGAGGAGTAAGCCGGAGGAGGGAGCGGGCGAGCTGCGTAGAGAAGGGGGCGGAGGAGCTAcgcagggaggagggagcgggAGGAAGGCGCGGGCGAGCTGCACGGAGGCCGACGATGGCGCGGCGGAGCAAGCAGAGTCACGGGAGGGGGCGAGAGCAGCGGCGAGGATCGCTTGTTGTGTCGGAATAAAGGGGTGGGTGTTTTTGCAAATTGACCAGCGCGACGAGTATTTCGAACCGGAGGGAGTAGCAAATCCGAAAGATAATAAAAGAAGAAGAGGATAGCGGGGATGGAATGCATGGCAACCAGCCGTCCCCAGCCAGGCAGCTGTCCCGTCGTCCGGTGGCGCCGTacgccccgacgacgtcgtccggtCGCGACGGCGAGGAACGGGTCAAAGGACACTAAAACTGGGCCCCGCCCCGCCCGATTTAGCCACGGGCCACCGCGGTCCCTCTCCTCCTCATCCCGCAGAGTCTCCGTGGACCAAGCCTATAAACCACGCGCGCACTCCACCCCCACACAGCCCGGCCACTGTCACGAGGGAGGGTCGATACGCCGCGTCCACGCAGGCGAGCCAGCGAGCAGAGCAGAGCCAGCGCCCGTGCTGCTCCTCCTCCCGTCCCCTTCTTCCCCCTCCTCCGCCGCGAGATATTTCTCCTCTCCCGTCcgctccgccgtcgccgtcgccgtcgccgtcgccgtcgccatgaaCTGCCTCCAGCACCTGCTCAAGTAAGTCAGGCAGGGGCCCCCCTTTCGATTTCTCGCCGGAATCATGTTTCGCCGCCGCCGTCTCTCGCCCCCGCAGCTTGGCTGATTTTTGCCGCCCCCAGGGAGCCTCCGATCTTAGCGGGATCCAGATCGATGAGGCGGCCCTCGCCGCTCAACCTCGTGAGTTTCTTCTTTCAACCACCTCTCCCCTCCGCGGATCCCATTCATCCATCTATTTCGATTTTGGTTTCCATTTCGCCGGCCACGGAATCGAGTCTCTCATCTGACCCGCTGCTTTTGGTCGGCCCAGGCCATGGTTCGCGGAGGGAGTCGCCGCTCCAACACCGTCAAGACCGTAAGCATTTCAACATCCTCTGCGATTTCACTTTTGTTTCAGGGAATCAACTGACCGTCTTAACGCTTGTGGACTTGCGATTTCAGGCATCCGGGACATCCACTTCCAGCGCGGAGAACAGCGCGTTGGAGCCCGGCGCGGAGAAGTCCGATGCGTATAGCACCAACATGACACAAGCCATGGGAGCAGGTAGGTGAAGAGAAGCATTCAACCTCCATGACCGATTCACAGTTTTTGCTTGCACTTGCGTGTCTAGTTGCATTTCACTCATTCATGTTGCTTGCTGACTTGATGAAATCCCTTGCTGCCCCATTCATACAAATGACACCATCAGAATGCTGACTCGAGCTACCTGATTGGAACCATTCAGAACAAACTATTATTCTCTATCCTAGTATGGGCATTTTATCATCTTCTTCTCCCTTACCTTTATAGACTTTTAGGCTTTAGCGACAGCTCATTCATCTGACTTTTTAGCATGTCTAACCTTCCCTTCTTCGAGACCATGAGTGCTTCAACAtcagaggccgggggtaatcctccttttctaaaaaaagaagAGTGTTTCAACAGCTGGCCTTGTCCATTATGCTATATTTAGTATTGTTCCTCGACTCAAAGTTTCCTCGTTTGCTGCTATCATGC
Proteins encoded:
- the LOC123099077 gene encoding pyridoxine/pyridoxamine 5'-phosphate oxidase 2; the protein is MAGGGAAASTLSSPWRLLLQRALDANAHLKHSTFFQLATVGGGGRPANRTVVFRGFQEHSDKIQINTDARSNKIGEIKEWPLGEICWYFTDSWEQFRISGIIDVIDGSSPDPAKLQQREKAWFASSVKSRLQYLGPSPGVPVANDDHVKDVHIDPSAGPVEAYCLLTLDPEKVDYMNLKSNQRLMFTRTQEGDESGDWMAKKVSP
- the LOC123099078 gene encoding uncharacterized protein isoform X1 → MNAGAAAKGKGAADAEQRQRVKELRTAEQRRTLGSRLERRVAPARDLRPAGKDVEVAAEGEGAADGGAAQQRQTSVTELSIGVEAGSRRGRTTALRRRETELRMAEQRSNSRNQALDWGGGRRPAGKDGGAAKELPSHGTTARMEKIQNWEDLFAKCYFYSARDK
- the LOC123099078 gene encoding uncharacterized protein isoform X3; amino-acid sequence: MKTAFFITALVRTGSGSSSWRVGFRLFVCFLIFPHLNLLRKVEYGTSRDLASALSVDLLLRGIEGILERSRNSVNNMLLELLQEQNRMAC
- the LOC123099078 gene encoding uncharacterized protein isoform X4 is translated as MDALSFVVPRILLFAVTHGSGVFIMPCHIPQGLRGGWRSVAVEGIVLSPRRTATRRSPYEDRLLHHRSSAHRIWFFFMEELS
- the LOC123099078 gene encoding uncharacterized protein isoform X2, encoding MDALSFVVPRILLFAVTHGSGVFIMPCHIPQGLRGGWRSVAVEGIVLSPRRTATRRSPYEDRLLHHRSSAHRIWFFFMESGLQTVCVFPYLSPFEPSPQGRIWYIQRPSECPQCRPFVEGN